The Actinomycetota bacterium genome window below encodes:
- a CDS encoding acetyl-CoA carboxylase carboxyltransferase subunit beta, producing MSRRGGNNQNGTESCPGCKELLSPGDLSRNSMICPHCGHHFRMTARQRIELLSDSGSWSEIAGNLRSADPLEFFDLRPYPDRIEEAEYDTGLSEAMLAGRARMNKMDVVLVVMDFGFMGGSMGSVVGERFWRAAEEAIETRYPLVVVCASGGARMQEGILSLLQMAKTTCAVEMLADTPVPFVSVLTHPTTGGVVASFATLADVIIAEPGALLCFSGPRVIEQTIKEKLPEDFGIAESNLRHGQIDMIVPRSELKDRLVQILGLLEGGVACALQPLWEEEESPSRRRGALTQAFDRIKAFANPSRRTPER from the coding sequence ATCAGCCGCCGTGGCGGAAACAACCAGAACGGCACAGAGAGCTGCCCGGGGTGCAAGGAGCTCCTCAGCCCGGGGGATCTATCCCGCAACTCCATGATCTGCCCCCATTGCGGCCATCACTTCCGCATGACCGCCCGCCAGCGAATCGAGCTGCTCTCGGACAGCGGCAGCTGGAGTGAGATCGCCGGCAATCTGAGGTCGGCCGATCCCCTGGAATTCTTCGATCTGCGTCCTTACCCGGACCGCATCGAAGAAGCAGAATATGATACCGGACTATCTGAGGCCATGCTCGCAGGGCGCGCCAGGATGAACAAGATGGATGTGGTACTGGTAGTCATGGATTTCGGTTTCATGGGGGGCAGCATGGGCAGCGTTGTTGGCGAGCGCTTCTGGCGCGCAGCCGAAGAAGCCATCGAGACCCGATACCCGCTCGTGGTCGTCTGTGCTTCGGGAGGCGCCAGGATGCAGGAAGGCATCCTCTCGCTACTGCAGATGGCCAAGACAACCTGTGCCGTCGAGATGCTGGCGGATACGCCCGTGCCCTTCGTCTCAGTCCTCACCCATCCGACTACAGGCGGTGTCGTGGCCAGCTTCGCAACTCTCGCCGACGTCATAATCGCCGAGCCCGGAGCACTTTTATGCTTCTCGGGGCCGCGGGTGATCGAGCAGACCATCAAGGAGAAGCTTCCCGAAGATTTTGGTATCGCCGAATCCAACCTGAGGCACGGACAGATAGACATGATCGTTCCACGCAGCGAACTCAAGGACCGCCTTGTGCAGATCCTCGGATTGCTGGAAGGGGGTGTAGCCTGTGCCCTCCAACCCCTTTGGGAAGAAGAGGAGAGCCCTTCACGACGAAGAGGGGCGCTTACACAAGCGTTTGACCGAATTAAAGCGTTTGCCAACCCTTCCCGGCGTACACCTGAAAGATGA
- the fabG gene encoding 3-oxoacyl-[acyl-carrier-protein] reductase → MNSATSNNLNLEGQVALVTGAARGIGKAAAIALADAGADIAINYQHSAEAAEALAAELSALGVKSVPVQGDVADSGQVAGMIKKAEAALGGISILVNNAGITRDGLVMRMSDEDFDAVIATSLRGAFLCSKAVARGMMKARSGSIINVSSVIGRRGNAGQANYAAAKAGLIGLTKSLARELGPRGVRVNAVAPGYVVTDMTSELPENMKEQIMGNTPLGRLASPEEIASVIAFLASPAAGYITGAVIPVDGGLGI, encoded by the coding sequence ATGAACTCAGCAACCAGTAATAATCTTAACCTCGAAGGCCAGGTTGCCCTGGTCACTGGCGCCGCCCGCGGCATTGGCAAGGCAGCCGCTATAGCCCTGGCGGATGCCGGCGCGGACATCGCCATAAATTATCAGCATAGCGCTGAGGCGGCTGAGGCGCTAGCCGCTGAATTGTCAGCTCTCGGAGTCAAAAGCGTCCCGGTCCAGGGAGATGTGGCCGATTCGGGCCAGGTGGCCGGGATGATCAAGAAGGCTGAAGCGGCTCTCGGCGGTATCAGTATCCTGGTCAACAACGCGGGGATAACCCGTGACGGCCTGGTCATGAGGATGAGCGACGAGGATTTCGATGCGGTTATCGCCACCAGTCTGCGAGGCGCCTTTCTTTGCAGCAAGGCCGTCGCTCGTGGCATGATGAAAGCCCGCAGTGGTTCTATAATCAATGTTTCCAGCGTTATCGGCCGGCGCGGCAATGCCGGGCAGGCCAACTACGCCGCAGCTAAAGCGGGGCTTATAGGCCTGACCAAGTCCCTGGCGCGGGAACTGGGGCCACGGGGCGTCAGGGTCAACGCCGTAGCCCCCGGCTATGTGGTGACCGACATGACTTCGGAGCTTCCTGAAAATATGAAAGAACAGATCATGGGAAACACACCTCTCGGCAGGCTGGCGAGCCCGGAAGAGATTGCCAGCGTAATCGCATTCCTGGCTTCGCCGGCGGCTGGCTACATTACCGGGGCGGTCATCCCTGTGGATGGAGGGCTGGGAATATGA
- a CDS encoding nitronate monooxygenase, giving the protein MTNRVCELLEIDHPIIQGGMSWVSDASLAAAVSNGGGLGIIGAGAMPPEILREEIARTRELTDRPFGVNMIMINPEFGDQLEVVMKEKPPVLTLGAVQSTTVIPDIKAKGIKVLPVIAAVAMARRAEQHGADAVIAEGCEAGGHIGETTTMVLTPLISRSVEIPVLAAGGIVDGATMVAAFALGAEGVQMGTRFVCATECTVHEAVKEKFIKAGDRATVVTARAIGYPVRSIKNKLASNYVDLERDFLLGKRSVEEIERYGLGKLREAMREGNVKDGSMMAGQDVALVDRIQPAAEIISEIVAEAESEAEKLMSRLTLRR; this is encoded by the coding sequence ATGACCAATCGTGTCTGTGAGCTGCTTGAGATAGATCACCCGATAATCCAGGGCGGCATGTCCTGGGTAAGCGATGCAAGCCTTGCGGCAGCTGTTTCCAACGGCGGCGGCCTTGGCATCATCGGCGCGGGCGCCATGCCGCCCGAGATCCTTCGTGAAGAGATAGCAAGGACCCGTGAACTCACGGACCGTCCCTTCGGCGTCAACATGATCATGATCAATCCCGAATTCGGCGACCAGCTCGAAGTCGTGATGAAAGAGAAGCCACCAGTATTGACCCTGGGCGCAGTGCAAAGCACCACAGTAATCCCTGACATCAAGGCAAAGGGGATCAAGGTTTTGCCGGTGATCGCCGCGGTCGCGATGGCGAGGCGGGCAGAGCAGCATGGGGCCGACGCCGTCATCGCAGAAGGCTGTGAGGCTGGCGGCCACATAGGCGAGACGACCACAATGGTCCTTACCCCACTCATATCGCGATCGGTGGAAATACCGGTCCTCGCGGCCGGTGGCATCGTCGACGGCGCCACCATGGTGGCCGCATTCGCGCTCGGAGCAGAGGGCGTTCAGATGGGCACCCGTTTCGTCTGCGCGACCGAGTGCACTGTCCACGAGGCGGTCAAGGAGAAGTTTATCAAGGCCGGCGACAGGGCCACCGTCGTGACCGCTAGGGCTATCGGTTATCCGGTCAGGTCCATCAAGAACAAGCTCGCGAGCAACTACGTCGACCTCGAGCGCGACTTTCTTCTAGGCAAGCGTTCGGTCGAGGAGATTGAACGGTATGGCCTCGGCAAACTCCGGGAGGCCATGCGCGAAGGCAACGTCAAGGACGGGTCGATGATGGCCGGTCAGGACGTGGCCCTCGTAGACAGGATCCAGCCAGCTGCCGAGATAATCAGCGAGATCGTCGCCGAAGCGGAATCAGAGGCAGAAAAGCTTATGTCACGGCTGACACTCAGGCGCTAG
- the fabF gene encoding beta-ketoacyl-ACP synthase II produces the protein MKSNVQPRRVAVTGMGVVSSLGIGLEDYWQALIAGKSGVGPITLFDSSDYRVRIAAEVRGFDPTDYVDKKSARRMDRFSQFSVAAARLAADDSTLDIAADPENIGVLVASGIGGLRTFEDETEVLITKGPGRISPFFIPMQIPNMAAAQVSITLGTRGPLSTVCTACSAASNAIGDAFEIIRRGAADVMLAGGSEAAITRVGISSFASMRALSERNDEPERASRPFDKDRDGFVMGEGSAILVLEELERARSRGARIYAEIIGYGMSSDAYHISAPEPSGKHQARAMSAALAEAEIEPAEIDYINAHGTSTPLGDEIETRVIKTALGDHAGKVAISSTKSMIGHCLGASGALEAAASILAIDRGVIPPTINLENPDPECDLDYVPNQAREQKVRVAASNSFGFGGHNVTLVFRAL, from the coding sequence ATGAAAAGCAATGTGCAGCCGCGACGGGTAGCCGTGACTGGGATGGGAGTGGTCTCCTCTTTGGGAATCGGACTGGAGGATTACTGGCAGGCTCTGATCGCGGGCAAGTCAGGCGTCGGCCCCATAACCCTTTTTGACTCAAGCGATTATCGTGTGCGGATCGCCGCCGAGGTGCGTGGTTTCGATCCCACCGATTATGTGGACAAAAAGAGCGCCCGGCGCATGGACCGTTTTTCACAGTTCTCAGTAGCGGCCGCCAGGCTTGCGGCCGATGACAGCACTCTCGATATCGCCGCCGATCCGGAAAATATCGGCGTCCTTGTTGCAAGTGGCATCGGCGGCCTCAGGACTTTCGAGGACGAGACAGAAGTCCTGATCACAAAAGGCCCCGGCCGCATCAGCCCGTTTTTCATTCCCATGCAGATCCCCAATATGGCCGCAGCCCAGGTCTCGATCACCTTGGGCACGAGGGGACCCCTAAGCACCGTCTGCACAGCCTGCTCAGCGGCCAGCAACGCCATCGGCGATGCTTTCGAGATCATCAGGCGCGGCGCAGCCGACGTCATGCTCGCGGGAGGCAGCGAAGCGGCGATAACCCGCGTGGGAATATCATCCTTTGCCTCAATGAGGGCTCTTTCTGAGAGGAATGATGAACCGGAACGAGCCAGCCGTCCGTTCGATAAAGACCGTGACGGATTCGTGATGGGAGAAGGTTCCGCGATCCTGGTGCTCGAAGAGCTCGAGCGCGCCAGGTCCCGCGGTGCAAGGATATATGCCGAGATAATCGGATACGGCATGAGCTCCGACGCTTATCACATCAGCGCCCCCGAGCCGTCGGGCAAACATCAGGCGAGGGCCATGTCCGCCGCTCTCGCGGAGGCTGAGATCGAGCCGGCTGAGATCGATTACATCAATGCCCATGGGACCTCGACGCCATTAGGAGATGAGATCGAAACCAGGGTGATCAAGACTGCCCTGGGCGACCACGCGGGCAAAGTGGCTATAAGTTCTACTAAGTCGATGATCGGCCACTGCCTGGGAGCTTCTGGAGCGCTCGAGGCAGCAGCAAGCATCCTGGCGATCGACCGCGGAGTCATCCCGCCGACGATAAATCTTGAAAATCCCGATCCCGAGTGCGATCTGGACTACGTGCCGAACCAGGCCCGGGAACAGAAGGTGCGCGTGGCGGCCTCCAACTCTTTCGGCTTCGGTGGCCACAATGTCACGCTTGTCTTCCGGGCGCTCTAA
- a CDS encoding ketoacyl-ACP synthase III, with the protein MSAVGTHVPERIVTNDELSLTLDTSDEWISTRSGIRERRIAADNEAASDLGAIAASRALEAASVRPEELDLIIVASLSPDMLFPPTASFISGKIGADGTPAFDLSAACTGFIYALATGSSFIASGQADKVLVVGAEVVSKMIDWTDRGTAVLFGDGAGAVLLEAAAGDDEGILGFDLGNDPTGADLLNLPAGGSREPASEETVAARRHSIRMNGGEVFKFATRIIASSCREVLSRQGCQVEDVDLFIPHQANIRIIDSAAKKLGIAPDRVFSNLERYGNTSCASIPLCLDEAAAAGRISGGELVLMVGFGAGLSWGSCLVRMGELKRI; encoded by the coding sequence ATCTCCGCTGTCGGCACCCATGTGCCGGAGCGCATAGTGACCAATGACGAGCTGTCGCTCACCCTCGACACCTCCGATGAGTGGATTTCAACCCGCAGCGGCATCCGGGAGCGCCGAATCGCCGCCGACAACGAGGCCGCGAGCGACCTGGGGGCTATTGCCGCATCACGCGCTCTCGAAGCCGCCTCTGTCAGGCCTGAAGAACTCGACCTGATCATAGTCGCCAGCCTGTCACCAGATATGCTTTTCCCTCCGACCGCCTCGTTCATCTCGGGCAAGATCGGTGCTGACGGCACTCCGGCCTTCGACCTTTCCGCCGCCTGCACAGGTTTCATCTACGCGTTGGCCACCGGTAGCTCGTTCATCGCTTCCGGACAGGCCGATAAAGTGCTGGTCGTAGGTGCCGAGGTCGTCTCCAAGATGATAGACTGGACCGACCGCGGCACCGCTGTCCTTTTTGGAGATGGGGCTGGCGCGGTATTGCTCGAGGCCGCCGCTGGCGACGACGAAGGCATCCTCGGGTTCGATCTGGGGAACGACCCCACTGGTGCGGATCTGTTGAATCTACCGGCCGGGGGATCCCGTGAGCCGGCATCTGAAGAGACTGTCGCTGCGCGAAGGCATTCGATCCGGATGAACGGTGGCGAAGTCTTCAAGTTCGCCACCAGGATAATCGCGTCTTCTTGTCGCGAAGTCCTTTCCCGGCAAGGTTGCCAGGTCGAAGATGTGGATCTGTTCATACCGCATCAGGCCAATATCCGCATCATCGATTCAGCCGCCAAGAAGCTTGGGATCGCACCCGACCGTGTGTTCTCAAATCTGGAACGATATGGCAATACATCCTGTGCCTCGATTCCCCTCTGTCTGGACGAGGCGGCGGCCGCCGGCAGGATCAGCGGCGGCGAGCTGGTTCTGATGGTTGGATTCGGAGCCGGTCTGTCCTGGGGCTCGTGCCTGGTTCGCATGGGCGAGCTCAAAAGGATCTAG
- the fabZ gene encoding 3-hydroxyacyl-ACP dehydratase FabZ — protein sequence MTELNREQIKKIIPHRDPFLFLDEVVELVPGEKVVAIKSVRLEEPHFKGHFPGRPIMPGVLIVEALAQAGAVAALSTSGNEGKLVLFAGIDGVRFKQPVVPGDTLRLEVEMTRMRGAIGKADARALVDGKLACKAELTFAIAEREA from the coding sequence CTCAACCGTGAACAGATAAAAAAGATCATTCCTCACCGCGACCCCTTCCTTTTCCTTGACGAGGTTGTCGAGCTTGTGCCCGGCGAGAAGGTGGTGGCCATCAAGTCGGTAAGGCTGGAAGAGCCGCACTTCAAGGGCCATTTTCCCGGCAGGCCGATCATGCCAGGCGTACTCATTGTTGAAGCACTGGCCCAGGCCGGAGCGGTAGCGGCACTTTCCACATCCGGTAACGAGGGCAAGCTGGTGCTGTTCGCGGGCATAGACGGGGTCCGTTTCAAGCAGCCGGTGGTCCCCGGCGATACGTTGAGGCTCGAAGTCGAGATGACCCGCATGCGCGGTGCCATCGGCAAGGCTGACGCACGGGCTCTGGTAGATGGCAAGCTTGCCTGCAAGGCCGAGCTGACTTTCGCTATCGCTGAGAGGGAGGCGTGA
- the fabD gene encoding ACP S-malonyltransferase: MGKLVFVFPGQGSQSVGMGREFVDACEPAAAVYAAAAEELGMDVAKLSFDGPVESLGRTENAQLALFVNSMAVQAVISETTQLKADIVTGHSLGEYSALAAAGAFSFTDGLLLVASRGKAMSEATVERPGTMAAILGLEDKKVESICSEAGEVWPVNYNSPGQLVISGEKASVERAMLQAEKAGAKKTVQLAVSGSFHSPMMRPAAGVMKEKLAMVEFHEPSPAFISSISCEYESAGGLGELLVRQIVSPVRWRQTVERLIEDGADRFLEVGNGKVLCGLIRRINRDVVAVNVSDPASLEKAIVALQS; the protein is encoded by the coding sequence TTGGGCAAGCTCGTCTTCGTCTTTCCCGGTCAGGGATCACAATCTGTTGGAATGGGCAGAGAGTTCGTCGATGCCTGTGAACCCGCCGCCGCCGTCTACGCCGCCGCCGCTGAGGAGCTTGGCATGGATGTGGCGAAGCTCAGCTTCGACGGTCCTGTGGAGAGTCTCGGACGTACCGAGAACGCCCAGCTGGCGCTTTTCGTCAACAGCATGGCCGTACAGGCGGTGATTTCCGAAACGACTCAATTGAAAGCGGATATAGTCACGGGACACAGCCTCGGCGAATACAGCGCCCTGGCGGCAGCGGGAGCCTTCAGCTTCACTGACGGACTCCTGCTGGTAGCCAGCCGCGGAAAAGCCATGAGCGAGGCCACGGTGGAGCGGCCGGGAACCATGGCGGCCATCCTCGGCCTGGAAGACAAAAAGGTCGAATCGATCTGCTCGGAAGCCGGCGAGGTCTGGCCTGTGAATTACAACAGCCCCGGCCAGCTGGTGATAAGTGGTGAAAAAGCTTCTGTCGAGCGGGCAATGCTCCAGGCAGAGAAGGCCGGGGCAAAGAAAACAGTCCAGCTAGCCGTGAGTGGTTCGTTCCATAGCCCCATGATGCGGCCGGCGGCAGGTGTGATGAAGGAAAAGCTGGCCATGGTGGAATTCCATGAACCGTCACCGGCTTTCATCTCCAGCATCAGCTGTGAATACGAAAGCGCAGGAGGATTAGGCGAGCTGCTGGTACGCCAGATCGTATCACCAGTGCGGTGGCGCCAGACTGTCGAGCGGCTTATAGAAGACGGCGCCGACCGATTCCTCGAAGTTGGCAATGGCAAGGTCTTGTGCGGGCTCATCCGGCGCATCAACAGGGACGTAGTAGCGGTGAACGTTTCAGATCCCGCAAGCCTTGAGAAGGCGATCGTGGCCCTGCAGTCATAG